A window of the Pelagicoccus enzymogenes genome harbors these coding sequences:
- a CDS encoding T9SS C-terminal target domain-containing protein: MKRIITSLAGIAACLMSYGEDITANITTDTVWTKDTTYVLKGQIYVTDGASLTIEPGTVIKGGKPAAPADPATALIITRGSKIFAMGTPSDPIIFTAEDDPLDGSFGAGQTNLWGGVIILGAAPVNSHKQGTTGDFLSDPQIPTLENVEGLDNQESNTWTEFGGLDPDDNSGIFRYVSIRHGGSEIGSGNEINGLTMGGVGRGTTIEFVEVFANKDDGFEWFGGTVDARYLVAAYCNDESFDYDQGWTGRGQFWFTIGTTGIAGSAEMDHAGEHDGTASFAQTPAGHPYRGMGDIYNATYIGANQNEEVFSIEDDAGVHYYNSIFMDFAGGGVAIAGDSISGLTEVSDGVTRIDFRNNIWYNLGDGTANGLSSNADIVTFLTATGKGNTIQDPMLYGVSRIADGGLDPRPMAASPAFTNALKDEPADGWFLDVDFQGAFGETNWAAGWTKLSIDGYLPESIERKSGEIFATAVRTDLDVGAGEVRAMGLIVTGDVPRMVMIHAEGQALLNLTPPVLTAASSTAFRIYSYSEGEYIMDNKIWTNWAETDQKDAIEAMYRVYDRGDLTGDTTSAIALLSLNPGAYSVDVYNPDGTAGESVMAVTFVD; the protein is encoded by the coding sequence ATGAAACGTATAATAACATCGCTTGCAGGTATTGCCGCTTGCTTAATGAGTTACGGTGAGGATATTACCGCTAACATTACTACGGACACGGTCTGGACGAAGGACACAACTTATGTCCTCAAGGGCCAAATTTATGTTACAGATGGTGCGTCTTTGACAATTGAGCCGGGCACTGTGATCAAGGGAGGTAAACCTGCTGCGCCCGCGGACCCAGCGACCGCATTGATCATTACTCGCGGTTCGAAAATTTTCGCCATGGGAACTCCAAGTGATCCGATCATCTTCACAGCTGAAGATGATCCATTGGATGGTTCTTTTGGTGCGGGTCAAACCAATCTCTGGGGTGGTGTCATCATCCTCGGTGCAGCTCCTGTGAACTCTCACAAGCAGGGCACAACAGGTGACTTTCTTTCTGATCCGCAAATTCCGACCTTGGAAAACGTCGAAGGCCTAGACAACCAAGAATCCAATACTTGGACGGAGTTCGGAGGATTGGATCCAGATGACAATTCAGGTATTTTTCGCTATGTGTCTATTCGCCATGGTGGATCCGAAATCGGTTCAGGTAATGAAATCAACGGTCTTACCATGGGTGGCGTTGGTCGTGGAACCACAATTGAGTTCGTCGAAGTATTTGCCAACAAAGACGACGGATTTGAGTGGTTTGGTGGAACGGTAGACGCTCGTTACCTCGTCGCAGCTTACTGTAACGACGAGAGCTTTGACTATGACCAAGGTTGGACCGGTCGTGGACAGTTCTGGTTCACTATCGGTACTACTGGTATCGCTGGCAGTGCCGAAATGGATCACGCTGGAGAGCACGATGGAACGGCCAGTTTTGCTCAGACTCCAGCAGGTCACCCCTATCGAGGTATGGGCGACATCTACAATGCGACCTATATCGGTGCTAACCAAAACGAAGAAGTATTCAGCATCGAAGATGACGCGGGTGTTCACTACTACAACTCCATCTTCATGGATTTTGCGGGTGGGGGTGTCGCAATTGCTGGCGACTCTATCTCGGGTTTGACAGAAGTTAGCGACGGAGTGACTCGTATCGATTTCCGCAACAACATTTGGTATAATCTTGGTGACGGAACAGCCAACGGTCTTTCTTCCAATGCAGACATTGTAACCTTTTTGACCGCAACCGGTAAGGGCAACACGATCCAAGACCCGATGCTCTACGGTGTGAGTCGTATCGCAGACGGTGGACTCGACCCTCGCCCCATGGCTGCCAGCCCAGCATTTACTAACGCTCTCAAGGACGAGCCAGCTGATGGTTGGTTCCTCGACGTAGACTTCCAAGGTGCATTCGGTGAAACCAATTGGGCAGCTGGATGGACGAAGCTATCCATCGATGGCTACCTCCCGGAGTCTATCGAGCGTAAAAGTGGCGAAATCTTTGCCACGGCAGTTCGTACTGACCTCGACGTGGGTGCTGGAGAAGTCCGTGCTATGGGGCTTATTGTAACTGGTGATGTACCTCGTATGGTGATGATCCACGCTGAGGGGCAAGCTCTCCTTAACCTAACCCCGCCGGTACTTACAGCTGCCTCCTCCACAGCCTTCAGAATCTACAGCTACAGCGAAGGCGAGTACATCATGGACAACAAGATCTGGACCAACTGGGCTGAGACGGACCAGAAGGACGCTATCGAGGCCATGTACCGCGTTTATGATCGTGGTGACCTCACTGGAGATACCACTAGCGCGATTGCCCTTCTCTCGCTCAATCCGGGTGCCTACTCAGTTGATGTGTACAATCCAGATGGTACAGCCGGCGAATCAGTTATGGCTGTCACTTTCGTCGATTAG
- the dctP gene encoding TRAP transporter substrate-binding protein DctP: MLATPSYLSSRFGSALIFGCLVVSLCLFLILLQGCSSQRQTPHEWVLQSQATAGSLDFVELLEMAEQVKLMSGGRLLIRPVPGGEVASGPDIYAAVSERRVEMGNGWPNWWSGRHPSWSVMNAGPFDFMNLDASMMFFLEGEGTALANELASGDGIIWRPAWWPGMEFGLLSKEPIMGLDDLKDKKVRIGPGLPGEVFTEASGAYTIPLVPEEMRPALEQGLIDAVEWTTARGVLDLNLHDVSPNAIVPAIWQPAVVSDFLINEAAYDELGEDLKAILESALKAYALTTTVKSKLADFDALEALKQANVNFHAWSKEDIERWRVANESILEGYRARDDYTKRLISEKQAFKERYNRYYEYFGAYD, encoded by the coding sequence GTGCTCGCTACACCCTCCTACCTATCCTCTCGATTCGGTTCCGCTCTCATCTTCGGTTGCCTGGTCGTATCGCTTTGCCTGTTCCTGATCCTGCTGCAGGGCTGTTCTTCGCAGAGGCAAACGCCTCACGAATGGGTGCTGCAGTCCCAAGCCACAGCGGGCAGCTTGGATTTCGTCGAGCTCTTGGAGATGGCGGAGCAGGTGAAGTTGATGTCGGGCGGAAGGTTGCTCATCCGCCCTGTTCCCGGCGGCGAAGTTGCCAGCGGCCCGGACATTTATGCGGCGGTGTCGGAACGTCGGGTAGAGATGGGCAACGGATGGCCGAATTGGTGGTCGGGCCGGCATCCTTCTTGGTCGGTCATGAATGCGGGGCCGTTCGACTTCATGAACTTGGACGCCTCCATGATGTTCTTCTTGGAGGGGGAAGGCACGGCTTTGGCCAACGAGTTGGCTAGCGGAGACGGGATCATTTGGAGACCGGCTTGGTGGCCGGGCATGGAGTTTGGCTTGCTTTCGAAGGAGCCGATCATGGGGCTCGACGACTTGAAGGACAAGAAGGTCCGCATCGGTCCGGGCTTGCCGGGTGAAGTCTTCACGGAGGCATCGGGGGCCTACACGATTCCGCTCGTTCCGGAGGAGATGCGCCCTGCCTTAGAGCAGGGCTTGATCGATGCAGTTGAATGGACGACCGCGAGAGGCGTCTTGGATTTGAATCTGCACGATGTCAGCCCTAACGCGATTGTTCCGGCGATCTGGCAACCTGCAGTTGTATCCGATTTTCTGATAAACGAAGCGGCATACGACGAGCTTGGCGAGGACCTGAAAGCGATATTGGAGTCCGCTCTAAAAGCGTATGCCTTGACGACCACCGTGAAGTCGAAGTTGGCGGACTTCGATGCTCTCGAGGCGCTCAAGCAGGCCAATGTGAACTTTCATGCCTGGAGCAAGGAGGACATCGAGCGTTGGCGCGTCGCCAACGAGTCAATCCTTGAAGGATATCGGGCCCGGGATGATTACACGAAGAGGCTGATCTCGGAGAAGCAAGCCTTCAAGGAGCGCTACAACCGCTACTACGAGTACTTTGGAGCGTATGATTGA
- the metK gene encoding methionine adenosyltransferase, which yields MPKNFVFSSESVAEGHPDKVSDYISDSVLDACLEQDPTSRVACETLVKSNAVVLAGEITTKAKLNYEDIVRNAIREIGYVNDDDVFHADQVFITNNLTSQSPDIAQGVDAKKAKGKDTAEQGAGDQGIMFGFACDETPELMPAALMYSHRIGREIARVRHGGRQAKWLRPDCKSQVSVRYENGKIAEITAVVISTQHSADVSKKTIEDFMVNKVIKKCLPKKLITKNTKFLVNPTGRFVIGGPQGDAGLTGRKIIVDTYGGAGRHGGGAFSGKDPSKVDRSAAYMCRWVAKNIVAAGLASKAELQVAYAIGYPEPVSVTVDTFGTSSVAEEAIEAAVSEVFSFKPANIVKQLNLLRPIYRGTTNYGHFGKDDLPWEQTDKVAALKKAVTKFQ from the coding sequence ATGCCAAAAAACTTCGTATTTTCCTCTGAATCCGTTGCCGAGGGACACCCCGACAAGGTTTCTGACTACATTTCAGACAGCGTCTTGGACGCCTGCCTCGAGCAGGATCCAACCAGCCGCGTCGCTTGCGAGACGCTCGTGAAGAGCAACGCGGTCGTCTTGGCAGGTGAGATCACCACGAAGGCGAAGCTCAACTACGAGGACATCGTCCGCAACGCCATCCGCGAGATTGGCTACGTCAACGACGACGACGTTTTCCATGCCGACCAGGTTTTCATCACCAACAACCTTACCAGCCAATCTCCGGACATCGCCCAGGGCGTGGACGCCAAGAAGGCCAAGGGCAAGGACACGGCGGAGCAAGGGGCTGGCGACCAGGGCATCATGTTCGGCTTTGCCTGCGACGAAACGCCGGAATTGATGCCGGCGGCCCTCATGTACTCGCACCGCATCGGCCGCGAGATCGCTCGCGTACGCCACGGTGGCCGCCAAGCGAAGTGGTTGCGTCCGGACTGCAAGTCGCAGGTTTCGGTCCGTTACGAGAACGGCAAGATCGCGGAGATCACCGCAGTGGTCATTTCTACGCAGCACTCGGCCGACGTGTCCAAGAAAACGATCGAGGATTTCATGGTCAACAAGGTCATCAAGAAGTGCCTGCCCAAGAAGCTCATCACTAAGAACACCAAGTTTTTGGTCAACCCGACTGGCCGTTTCGTAATCGGCGGGCCTCAGGGCGACGCGGGTCTCACGGGCCGCAAGATCATCGTGGACACCTACGGTGGCGCGGGCCGTCACGGTGGTGGCGCCTTTTCGGGCAAGGACCCTTCCAAGGTCGACCGTTCCGCTGCCTACATGTGCCGTTGGGTCGCGAAGAACATCGTGGCCGCTGGCTTGGCCTCGAAGGCGGAGCTGCAGGTTGCTTACGCGATCGGCTACCCCGAGCCTGTGAGCGTGACGGTGGATACTTTTGGCACCAGCTCCGTCGCCGAAGAGGCGATCGAAGCTGCGGTTTCCGAAGTGTTCAGCTTCAAGCCGGCTAACATCGTCAAGCAGCTCAACTTGCTGCGTCCGATCTACCGCGGCACCACCAACTACGGCCACTTCGGCAAGGACGACTTGCCTTGGGAGCAGACGGATAAGGTCGCAGCTCTCAAAAAGGCGGTTACGAAATTCCAATAA
- the ahcY gene encoding adenosylhomocysteinase, giving the protein MSETTTETLPYKVAAKTPEEFQEHAEFGRKEITIAEAEMPGLMGVRAKYAAEKPLAGVRIMGSLHMTIQTAVLIETLVDLGADVRWVSCNIYSTQDHAAAAIAAAGVPVFAWKGETLEEYWWCTDQALRFPGGLGPQLIVDDGGDATLLIHKGYELEDGSDWVNTESGSEEEQIIKNLLKQTHAENPTRWHDVVKEWKGVSEETTTGVHRLYHMEKAGQLLVPAINVNDSVTKSKFDNLYGCRESLIDGIKRATDVMTGGKVAVVCGYGDVGKGCAQALVGMGARVIVTEIDPICALQAAMEGFEVTTVEDTLGRADIYVTTTGNKDIITLEHMKAMKDQAIVCNIGHFDNEIQVDKLLKYPGIQHLNIKPQVDQYTFPDGNAIFLLAGGRLVNLGCATGHPSFVMSNSFANQTLAQIDLWKKKDEYKVGVYRLAQELDEEVARLHLDKIGVKLTKLTPEQADYIGVNQAGPFKPAHYRY; this is encoded by the coding sequence ATGAGTGAAACAACGACAGAAACGCTGCCGTACAAGGTAGCAGCCAAGACCCCAGAAGAGTTCCAGGAACACGCCGAATTCGGCCGCAAGGAAATCACCATCGCGGAAGCGGAGATGCCGGGCCTCATGGGCGTCCGCGCCAAGTACGCTGCCGAGAAGCCGCTGGCAGGCGTGCGCATCATGGGCTCTTTGCACATGACGATCCAGACCGCGGTCCTCATCGAGACCTTGGTCGACCTCGGCGCCGACGTGCGTTGGGTATCTTGCAACATCTACTCAACTCAGGACCACGCGGCGGCGGCTATCGCGGCGGCAGGCGTTCCGGTTTTTGCCTGGAAGGGCGAGACCTTGGAAGAATACTGGTGGTGCACGGACCAAGCGCTCCGTTTCCCTGGCGGCCTTGGCCCGCAGCTGATCGTCGACGACGGTGGCGACGCGACCTTGCTGATCCACAAGGGCTACGAGCTCGAGGACGGCAGCGACTGGGTTAACACGGAATCCGGTTCCGAAGAGGAGCAGATCATCAAGAACCTGCTCAAGCAAACCCACGCTGAAAATCCCACGCGTTGGCACGACGTGGTGAAGGAGTGGAAGGGCGTTTCTGAAGAAACGACCACTGGCGTACACCGTCTCTACCACATGGAGAAGGCTGGTCAGCTTTTGGTGCCTGCCATTAACGTGAACGACTCCGTGACCAAGTCCAAGTTCGACAACCTCTACGGTTGTCGCGAGTCGCTGATCGACGGCATCAAGCGCGCTACCGACGTCATGACAGGCGGCAAGGTGGCAGTGGTTTGTGGATACGGCGACGTGGGCAAGGGCTGCGCTCAAGCCCTCGTCGGCATGGGAGCTCGTGTGATCGTCACTGAGATCGATCCGATCTGCGCCCTGCAGGCTGCCATGGAAGGCTTTGAAGTTACGACAGTCGAGGACACTCTGGGCCGTGCCGACATCTACGTCACCACCACCGGCAACAAGGACATCATCACCCTCGAGCATATGAAGGCGATGAAGGACCAGGCGATCGTTTGTAACATCGGTCACTTCGACAACGAGATCCAAGTAGACAAGCTGCTCAAGTATCCCGGTATCCAGCATCTGAATATCAAGCCGCAGGTCGACCAGTACACATTCCCCGACGGCAACGCCATCTTCTTGTTGGCTGGCGGACGCCTCGTGAACCTCGGTTGCGCGACGGGTCACCCATCCTTCGTCATGTCGAACTCCTTCGCGAACCAGACGCTCGCTCAGATCGATCTCTGGAAGAAGAAGGACGAGTACAAGGTAGGCGTTTACCGTCTCGCCCAGGAGCTCGACGAGGAAGTGGCTCGCCTCCACCTCGACAAGATTGGGGTGAAGCTGACCAAGCTCACTCCTGAGCAGGCGGACTACATCGGCGTGAACCAAGCGGGCCCCTTCAAGCCTGCCCACTATCGCTACTAG